From a region of the Alosa sapidissima isolate fAloSap1 chromosome 9, fAloSap1.pri, whole genome shotgun sequence genome:
- the LOC121719367 gene encoding E3 ubiquitin/ISG15 ligase TRIM25-like isoform X1, producing MATDTASLLGLEGELTCSICMSIFENPVTLPCGHNFCQGCLDVAWKENALLSCPQCRHNYTSKPELKKNTVLSAIVETIKTKSSLSESDHSNDIPVKQEPDVIKCDTCREVNAVKTCLTCMASFCEEHLKPHEENPVFRAHQLTDPLGDLQERICQDHYKIKEFFCKEHECCICSTCLQVHRDCDYTTPQERREQKESEISGMLSLLQRKIDKNNIVMAQMGQQELELQDDAVARKKMVNTKYQFIRDLIDRDEQDALRAVDKELESGQTKLQSLTKTFGKNVEKMSQTKVELNGLLSRADSLSFLQASVELPFNAKFDPYCPRMNTDSEAVTAYQSSAVAIKQLLDKILSVPAENRISVLADFEKVLDKDSGSGCTRPPLAGHGNPGAPFRPDGQRMNPTHPHKKPEHTKGQKDQKGDKSNWHHDKDKKPDASKWQKAEKSEHHHRDKGTVDHGKKAHKQPPTQPSGPSRPASTPSRRGK from the exons ATGGCGACGGATACTGCATCACTGCTCGGCCTAGAGGGAGAACTCACATGTAGTATCTGCATGAGCATTTTTGAAAACCCCGTTACTCTCCCCTGTGGTCATAACTTCTGTCAAGGCTGTTTGGATGTGGCTTGGAAAGAAAATGCCCTCCTGTCATGTCCTCAGTGCAGACACAATTACACTAGCAAACCCGAGCTGAAGAAAAACACTGTCCTAAGTGCTATTGTTGAGACCATCAAAACAAAGTCATCTTTATCGGAATCAGACCATTCCAATGACATACCAGTCAAGCAGGAACCAGATGTCATCAAATGTGATACCTGCAGGGAGGTAAACGCAGTTAAAACCTGCCTTACATGTATGGCCTCGTTCTGTGAAGAACATCTGAAGCCGCACGAGGAAAATCCTGTTTTCCGCGCGCACCAACTGACCGACCCTTTAGGAGATCTGCAGGAGCGGATTTGCCAGGACCATTACAAGATCAAAGAGTTCTTCTGCAAGGAACACGAGTGCTGCATCTGCAGCACATGTCTACAGGTGCATCGAGATTGCGACTACACCACCCCACAGGAAAGACGAGAACAGAAAGAG TCTGAGATAAGTGGTATGTTGAGTTTGCTTCAGAGAAAGATCGACAAGAACAACATTGTTATGGCCCAAATGGGGCAGCAGGAGTTGGAGCTACAG GATGATGCAGTTGCTCGTAAGAAGATGGTGAACACAAAGTATCAGTTCATAAGAGATCTGATTGACAGGGATGAGCAAGATGCTTTGAGAGCCGTGGATAAGGAATTGGAGAGTGGTCAGACCAAGCTCCAGTCTCTAACAAAGACATTTGGTAAGAATGTGGAGAAGATGAGCCAAACCAAAGTGGAGCTCAACGGCCTTCTGTCAAGAGCGGATTCGTTGTCCTTCCTGCAG GCTTCAGTCGAATTGCCCTTCAACGCCAAGTTTGACCCTTACTGCCCCCGTATGAACACAGACTCCGAAGCTGTGACAGCCTATCAGTCCTCTGCTGTTGCCATCAAGCAGCTACTGGACAAAATTCTGAGTGTACCAGCAGAAAACCGAATCTCAGTccttgcag ATTTTGAGAAGGTTCTTGACAAAG attCTGGTTCTGGTTGCACTCGCCCTCCTCTGGCGGGGCATGGCAACCCAGGCGCTCCCTTCAGACCAGATGGCCAGAGAATGAATCCAACACATCCAC ACAAGAAGCCAGAACACACGAAGGGCCAAAAGGACCAAAAGGGAGACA AGTCAAACTGGCATCATGATAAAG ACAAGAAGCCAGATGCAAGCAAATGGCAAAAGGCAGAAA AATCAGAGCACCACCATCGTGACAAAGGTACTGTAG ATCATGGAAAGAAGGCACACAAACAGCCGCCTACCCAGCCCTCTGGACCATCTCGGCCAGCTAGTACTCCATCTCGGCGTGGAAAATGA
- the LOC121719367 gene encoding E3 ubiquitin/ISG15 ligase TRIM25-like isoform X2 → MATDTASLLGLEGELTCSICMSIFENPVTLPCGHNFCQGCLDVAWKENALLSCPQCRHNYTSKPELKKNTVLSAIVETIKTKSSLSESDHSNDIPVKQEPDVIKCDTCREVNAVKTCLTCMASFCEEHLKPHEENPVFRAHQLTDPLGDLQERICQDHYKIKEFFCKEHECCICSTCLQVHRDCDYTTPQERREQKESEISGMLSLLQRKIDKNNIVMAQMGQQELELQDDAVARKKMVNTKYQFIRDLIDRDEQDALRAVDKELESGQTKLQSLTKTFGKNVEKMSQTKVELNGLLSRADSLSFLQASVELPFNAKFDPYCPRMNTDSEAVTAYQSSAVAIKQLLDKILSVPAENRISVLADSGSGCTRPPLAGHGNPGAPFRPDGQRMNPTHPHKKPEHTKGQKDQKGDKSNWHHDKDKKPDASKWQKAEKSEHHHRDKGTVDHGKKAHKQPPTQPSGPSRPASTPSRRGK, encoded by the exons ATGGCGACGGATACTGCATCACTGCTCGGCCTAGAGGGAGAACTCACATGTAGTATCTGCATGAGCATTTTTGAAAACCCCGTTACTCTCCCCTGTGGTCATAACTTCTGTCAAGGCTGTTTGGATGTGGCTTGGAAAGAAAATGCCCTCCTGTCATGTCCTCAGTGCAGACACAATTACACTAGCAAACCCGAGCTGAAGAAAAACACTGTCCTAAGTGCTATTGTTGAGACCATCAAAACAAAGTCATCTTTATCGGAATCAGACCATTCCAATGACATACCAGTCAAGCAGGAACCAGATGTCATCAAATGTGATACCTGCAGGGAGGTAAACGCAGTTAAAACCTGCCTTACATGTATGGCCTCGTTCTGTGAAGAACATCTGAAGCCGCACGAGGAAAATCCTGTTTTCCGCGCGCACCAACTGACCGACCCTTTAGGAGATCTGCAGGAGCGGATTTGCCAGGACCATTACAAGATCAAAGAGTTCTTCTGCAAGGAACACGAGTGCTGCATCTGCAGCACATGTCTACAGGTGCATCGAGATTGCGACTACACCACCCCACAGGAAAGACGAGAACAGAAAGAG TCTGAGATAAGTGGTATGTTGAGTTTGCTTCAGAGAAAGATCGACAAGAACAACATTGTTATGGCCCAAATGGGGCAGCAGGAGTTGGAGCTACAG GATGATGCAGTTGCTCGTAAGAAGATGGTGAACACAAAGTATCAGTTCATAAGAGATCTGATTGACAGGGATGAGCAAGATGCTTTGAGAGCCGTGGATAAGGAATTGGAGAGTGGTCAGACCAAGCTCCAGTCTCTAACAAAGACATTTGGTAAGAATGTGGAGAAGATGAGCCAAACCAAAGTGGAGCTCAACGGCCTTCTGTCAAGAGCGGATTCGTTGTCCTTCCTGCAG GCTTCAGTCGAATTGCCCTTCAACGCCAAGTTTGACCCTTACTGCCCCCGTATGAACACAGACTCCGAAGCTGTGACAGCCTATCAGTCCTCTGCTGTTGCCATCAAGCAGCTACTGGACAAAATTCTGAGTGTACCAGCAGAAAACCGAATCTCAGTccttgcag attCTGGTTCTGGTTGCACTCGCCCTCCTCTGGCGGGGCATGGCAACCCAGGCGCTCCCTTCAGACCAGATGGCCAGAGAATGAATCCAACACATCCAC ACAAGAAGCCAGAACACACGAAGGGCCAAAAGGACCAAAAGGGAGACA AGTCAAACTGGCATCATGATAAAG ACAAGAAGCCAGATGCAAGCAAATGGCAAAAGGCAGAAA AATCAGAGCACCACCATCGTGACAAAGGTACTGTAG ATCATGGAAAGAAGGCACACAAACAGCCGCCTACCCAGCCCTCTGGACCATCTCGGCCAGCTAGTACTCCATCTCGGCGTGGAAAATGA